The Euphorbia lathyris chromosome 2, ddEupLath1.1, whole genome shotgun sequence genome includes a window with the following:
- the LOC136217295 gene encoding stigma-specific STIG1-like protein 1, with amino-acid sequence MELIKVVFIIAITLGLSITLTMRGIGRVDDQIQKPQFPTKDSETTKDEQQQQVLEMPSKRLSRFLADEPNPRAADHCNKDSVLCYILEGKNYTCCNNKCMDLQNDDKHCGACKNKCRFTQACCRGQCVYLSMDKRHCGACGNRCKDGEYCVYGMCSYSY; translated from the coding sequence ATGGAGCTAATCAAAGTTGTATTTATCATTGCTATAACATTGGGTTTATCAATCACTCTAACCATGAGAGGCATCGGCAGAGTGGATGATCAAATTCAAAAGCCCCAATTCCCTACCAAAGACTCCGAAACCACAAAAGATGAGCAGCAGCAGCAGGTGCTTGAAATGCCGTCGAAAAGGCTGAGTCGTTTCCTGGCAGACGAACCAAACCCAAGAGCAGCTGATCACTGCAACAAAGACAGCGTATTGTGCTACATTTTAGAAGGGAAAAACTACACATGCTGCAATAACAAATGTATGGATCTGCAGAATGATGATAAACATTGCGGCGCCTGCAAAAACAAATGTCGATTCACACAAGCTTGTTGCAGAGGACAGTGTGTTTATCTTTCTATGGATAAAAGACATTGTGGAGCTTGTGGAAATAGGTGCAAGGATGGAGAATACTGCGTCTATGGGATGTGTAgttattcttattaa
- the LOC136217296 gene encoding stigma-specific STIG1-like protein 1: protein MELIKVVLIVAITLGLSVTLTMRGIAKVDDQIQNPQIPTKDSETTKDEQQVVEMPSKRLTRFLADERNPRAADHCNKDSVLCYILEGKNYTCCNNKCMDLQNDDKHCGACKNKCRFTQACCRGQCVYLAHDKRHCGVCGNRCKEGEYCVYGLCSYSY from the coding sequence ATGGAGCTAATCAAAGTTGTACTTATCGTGGCTATAACATTAGGTTTATCAGTAACCCTAACCATGAGAGGCATCGCCAAAGTGGATGATCAAATTCAAAACCCCCAAATCCCTACCAAAGACTCTGAAACCACAAAAGATGAGCAGCAGGTGGTTGAAATGCCGTCGAAAAGGCTGACTCGTTTCCTCGCAGACGAACGAAACCCCAGGGCAGCTGATCACTGCAACAAAGACAGCGTATTGTGCTACATTTTAGAAGGAAAAAACTACACATGCTGCAACAACAAATGTATGGATTTGCAGAATGATGATAAGCATTGCGGCGCCTGCAAAAACAAATGCCGATTCACACAAGCTTGTTGCAGAGGGCAGTGTGTTTATCTTGCTCATGATAAGAGACATTGTGGGGTTTGTGGAAATCGGTGCAAGGAAGGAGAATACTGCGTCTATGGGCTGTGCAGTTATTCTTATTGA